One Brassica oleracea var. oleracea cultivar TO1000 chromosome C7, BOL, whole genome shotgun sequence genomic window carries:
- the LOC106305754 gene encoding uncharacterized protein LOC106305754 isoform X1, whose product MGKKLTNYKSPPRHHVFINSHGADLLRGGFVHKIGTGLSSIDVNAYADEPTGEEEGLTQDVLDKIEKSSIAIVVFSSRYTESRWCLEELVKVKARMEQGKLTVIPIFYKLEGGSGLNLENPAMRDFDSEKVKFWNEALDSVSCTMGYHLYKTSDESRFITSIVKEVKRLLIQIPLEEHVNESDDSLIEKQKDASVDSSKSETVDGVSVIGEAELSGESVNDITFLCEADERVDSVNDEEVSTSSTSVTSYKPPPEHNVFINFRGTDLHDGFVGHIVEALEKVGFNVYIDEEEPQPGDLTDLLFKRIEESRIAIVIFSSRYTESTWCLDKLVKIKERMDEGKLLIIPIFYKVNQLQVKQLEGNFGVRLWNLWRIYRGHQIIKCKEALESVGGMRGFPFEEFRLESELITSIYREVITQMIKISSPEWKKPSLFHSSQRGESIQLPTRKDENHETYISEHPFFGIELRMQQLEQKLEFDNNETRIIGVVGMPGVGKTALAMMLHEKWNRNFVRCMPLMGIRKMLNDHEPAWLRKTLLEVLLEGNFPVTNNETTHESVKDKLLQAKVFVILDDVSEKKQLDILLGNLDWIKKGSKIVITTCDKSLLEGFANDTYVVPLLNDKEAFQLFCYHAFDDKINSPTGTLLTLSRVYVDYARGHPLALILLGTELRGKEEAHWEHRLETVTHSYDTNIWRFSTDQLNEQQKDVFDIIYFFISEDEYFIRCLLGSGDSDATEPVGVLRDLADKFLITISGGRVEMNDLLYRFGKGLGSPWRRRLWNYNDKKINTMEANNVRGVLLDMSQVTEKIDLESMAFTNMDNLRYLKIFDSCCPRQCKTKCIHVPNGFKFPLKEVRYFHWVKFPLEELPPDFSPGTLVDLRLPYSKIERVWKGVKAAPRLKWVDLRHSTKLLDLSALSKAENLQRLILEGCTNLKELPRKIQKMKSLVFLNLRGCIRLSSLPLMNLISLKTLILSDCTNLEEFQPISESLEVLHLDGTAIKGLPPAIKNLQKLVLLNLKNCKMLEYLPNCLGELKALEELILSGCSRLKNLSDVKESMKHLLSLLIDSIGAKEMPNLSCITIPESQSCADMVLKRIGPSRWPFVVNRVSCLQRLCLSGNDFVSLESDIWQLYDLKWLDVKECKKLRSIPMLPPKLQYFDAHGCDSLESVANPLALPVLTEQINVRFNFSNCNNLDQDAKDSIISYTRWKSQFPLDTLFRDNRSFVFEALVETCVPGWEVPAWFSHQASGSLLEQKLRPHFCDNQFTGIALCAVILFPGYLDQSNRLLVTCNCVFKYEDGSCIRFSCTVGSWNEPSNTVLKLASSHVFIGYTTMLDNKKNGEKDNEEGCTLTDASLEFQVRDSAEEVVGCRVLNCGFRLVYASDERENTCWDAKRIENIPGEPKTLEKYPSHDDIQNESSCLTLGTEENFLTEVESGANLSLRKSLENKRVDTLSVENEGGEIAMSSDHENTSSGNLEKLEMSYFVGLRLRLKQMEKVLYSTWGETRIVGVVGMHGIGKTTLTKILFDRRGSKFPSHSFLTMSKEYRLEQLRRMFLKELLKHTNQNISDETTHEFVKDDLLQTKIFAVLDNVSDKNQLQFLLGNLDWIKKGSKIVITTCEKSLLEGLAHDTYVVPPLNNREAFQLFSYHAFKDQNCSPTGTFVSLSRMLVDSAGGNPLSLTLLGSDLCGKDEAYWEEELQRARQSFNTKMREVWTFYFDQLNERQKDVFLDIVHFFKSEDEYFIRSLMDSGNFETVSEVKDLADKLLTTLPGGKIEIHDQMLTLGDELGSPGWYRLSNYKDIIEYLTKEKHQEANNVRGIILDMSEVETHIVLDSMTFTNLRNLRYLKIYDSSCPRQCKYNCKLHFPDGFELPLEEVRYLHWVKFPLEELPPDFRPENLVDLRLPYSKIERVWEGVKDTPRLTWVDLRHSSKLCNLSALSKAENLQRLNLEGCTVLNELPAEIQNMKSLVFLNLRGCIRLWSLPKMNLISLKTLILSGCTNLEEFQLISESVEFLHLDGTAIKGLPLAIQKLQRLVLLNLENCKRLECLPNCLGELKSLEKLIVSGCSILQNLSEVRDNMKYLQSLLIERIGGKEMPNICEGRASADVVVQPFGPSIWTRGVNGASSLRRLSLSGNDFVSLQTDIGKLYNLNWLDVKDCKMLRSIPMLPPRLQYFDAQGCDSLERVANPLAIQVFTHHSHATFNFSNCNKLDQDAKDSIISYTQWKSQLVLNALYRHSGASVLEPLTGTCYPGWEVPAWFSHQASGSELEPNLPPHWNHNRFTGIALCAVIRFSDYHEQRNRLLVKCKCGFNNEDGSRFFRLSCTVGGWSDPGKTAGDIAPSHVFIGYASMLDIKKHAEEDKEGCGHTKASFQFEVTDGTKVLNSCEVLKCGFSLVYASDELQVKFGLRDEANQYRAYSRKVSVSNAKMETETTERRPDSRHEIVELPNKMIAMTKTAGIPSEVYSMDASFVEKTSEAIPKELTIIAGRKLKSLGRGVMAVGRVLFLALFVAFLFNLFIAPLLFTDAKSPASW is encoded by the exons TGATGAGTCCAGGTTTATCACTAGCATTGTCAAGGAGGTCAAAAGACTATTGATCCAAATTCCATTAGAGGAGCACGTTAACGAGTCAGATGATTCACTGATTGAGAAGCAGAAAGACGCCTCTGTGGACTCCTCCAAATCAGAGACTGTGGATGGTGTGAGTGTCATAGGTGAAGCAGAATTGAGTGGAGAATCAGTAAACGATATCACTTTCCTTTGCGAAGCCGACGAGAGAGTTGACTCAGTCAATGACGAAGAAGTTAGCACAAGCTCTACCTCAGTGACCTCCTACAAACCTCCGCCTGAGCATAACGTGTTCATTAATTTCCGGGGAACTGACCTGCACGACGGCTTTGTCGGCCACATCGTGGAAGCACTGGAAAAAGTTGGATTCAACGTCTATATAGATGAAGAGGAGCCGCAACCTGGTGATCTTACAGATCTTCTGTTCAAGAGGATCGAGGAGTCGAGGATTGCGATAGTAATCTTCTCAAGCAGGTACACTGAATCAACTTGGTGCTTAGATAAGCTGGTGAAGATCAAAGAACGAATGGATGAAGGAAAGCTCCTTATCATTCCAATCTTCTACAAGGTGAATCAATTGCAGGTTAAGCAACTTGAGGGAAATTTCGGTGTCAGGCTTTGGAATTTGTGGAGGATTTATCGAGGGCACCAAATCATTAAGTGTAAGGAAGCTTTGGAGTCTGTTGGAGGCATGAGGGGTTTCCCGTTTGAGGAGTTTCG TCTTGAGAGTGAGCTCATAACTTCCATTTATAGGGAGGTCATTACTCAAATGATCAAGATTTCGTCACCGGAATGGAAAAAACCATCTTTGTTTCATTCTTCACAGAGGGGAGAAAGTATTCAGTTGCCCACAAGAAAAGATGAAAATCATGAAACTTATATCAGTGAGCATCCCTTCTTTGGAATCGAGCTGCGAATGCAGCAATTGGAGCAAAAGTTAGAGTTTGATAACAACGAAACTCGAATTATTGGAGTTGTTGGGATGCCCGGTGTGGGTAAAACCGCTCTCGCAATGATGTTGCACGAAAAGTGGAACCGAAACTTTGTACGTTGCATGCCTCTTATGGGTATCCGCAAGATGTTAAACGACCATGAGCCAGCGTGGCTGCGGAAGACGCTCCTGGAAGTCCTACTCGAGGGGAATTTTCCAGTTACAAACAACGAGACAACACATGAATCTGTGAAGGATAAACTGCTCCAGGCTAAAGTCTTTGTTATTCTTGATGACGTGAGTGAGAAGAAGCAGTTGGACATTCTCCTTGGAAATCTAGACTGGATTAAGAAGGGGAGCAAGATTGTTATCACAACGTGTGACAAATCTCTGCTCGAGGGATTTGCTAATGATACTTATGTGGTCCCGCTATTGAATGATAAAGAGGCCTTTCAACTCTTTTGTTATCATGCCTTTGATGATAAAATCAATAGTCCCACCGGGACCCTCCTGACTCTCTCCAGAGTATATGTTGATTACGCCCGAGGACACCCGCTGGCTCTCATTTTACTGGGCACTGAACTTCGTGGAAAAGAGGAGGCTCACTGGGAACATAGACTGGAGACAGTAACACATAGTTACGATACAAATATCTGGAGATTCTCTACTGATCAACTTAATGAGCAGCAGAAAGATGTGTTCGACATTATATATTTTTTCATATCAGAGGACGAGTATTTTATTAGGTGTCTTCTGGGCTCAGGAGATTCTGACGCTACTGAGCCCGTAGGTGTATTAAGAGACCTCGCTGACAAGTTCCTGATCACAATCTCCGGTGGCCGAGTAGAGATGAATGACTTACTGTACAGGTTTGGCAAGGGTCTTGGTTCTCCTTGGCGGCGTAGGCTGTGGAACTACAACGATAAAAAAATTAATACAATG GAAGCTAATAATGTGAGAGGTGTTTTGTTAGACATGTCCCAAGTAACAGAGAAGATTGACTTGGAAAGTATGGCCTTCACCAATATGGACAATCTTCGATACTTGAAGATATTTGATTCTTGTTGTCCTCGGCAATGTAAAACTAAATGCATACACGTCCCAAATGGGTTCAAATTTCCCTTGAAAGAGGTTCGATATTTTCATTGGGTAAAATTCCCGTTGGAGGAACTTCCCCCAGATTTCAGTCCTGGAACCCTTGTTGACCTTAGGCTGCCGTACAGCAAAATTGAACGTGTTTGGAAAGGCGTTAAG GCCGCACCACGATTGAAATGGGTAGATCTACGCCACTCCACCAAGTTGCTTGACTTGTCAGCATTGTCAAAAGCTGAGAACCTTCAAAGACTAATTTTGGAAGGCTGCACGAATTTGAAGGAGTTACCTAGAAAGATTCAAAAGATGAAGTCTCTTGTTTTCCTGAACCTGAGAGGATGCATACGTCTTTCATCTCTTCCCTTGATGAATTTAATTTCTCTAAAAACTCTCATCCTTAGTGACTGCACAAACCTCGAGGAATTTCAGCCTATCTCTGAAAGTCTAGAAGTTCTACATTTGGATGGCACTGCAATCAAGGGACTTCCTCCGGCCATCAAGAACCTCCAGAAACTAGTCTTATTGAATTTGAAGAACTGCAAAATGTTGGAGTATCTTCCCAACTGCCTTGGAGAGCTGAAAGCTCTTGAAGAATTAATACTCTCTGGTTGTTCAAGGCTTAAGAATCTTTCAGATGTAAAGGAGAGCATGAAACATCTTTTGAGTTTACTTATCGACAGTATAGGAGCAAAAGAAATGCCAAACTTATCGTGCATTACTATACCCGAAAGCCAATCTTGTGCAGATATGGTATTAAAACGTATTGGCCCGAGCAGATGGCCATTTGTTGTTAATAGAGTATCCTGTCTGCAACGTCTATGTTTAAGCGGAAATGATTTTGTCAGCCTGGAAAGTGACATTTGGCAACTTTATGATCTGAAATGGCTTGACGTGAAGGAGTGCAAGAAGTTGAGATCTATTCCGATGCTTCCACCAAAACTTCAATACTTTGATGCTCATGGCTGTGATTCACTGGAAAGTGTGGCAAATCCTCTGGCCCTTCCGGTTCTAACGGAGCAGATCAATGTCAGATTCAACTTTTCGAACTGCAACAATTTAGATCAAGATGCAAAGGATAGTATTATATCCTATACTCGATGGAAAAGCCAGTTTCCGTTAGATACACTCTTTCGGGACAACCGG AGTTTTGTTTTTGAAGCTTTAGTTGAAACTTGCGTTCCAGGATGGGAAGTACCCGCATGGTTCAGTCATCAAGCATCTGGGTCGCTGTTAGAGCAAAAGCTTCGTCCGCACTTTTGTGATAACCAGTTTACTGGGATAGCACTGTGCGCTGTTATCCTGTTTCCAGGCTACCTTGACCAGAGCAACCGTCTCTTAGTGACATGTAATTGTGTGTTCAAGTATGAAGATGGGTCTTGTATCCGCTTTAGTTGCACTGTTGGCAGCTGGAACGAGCCAAGTAACACAGTGCTGAAGCTCGCGTCATCTCATGTATTTATTGGCTATACCACTATGCTGGATAACAAAAAAAATGGTGAGAAGGATAATGAAGAAGGCTGTACTCTTACTGATGCTTCCCTTGAGTTTCAAGTAAGAGATAGTGCTGAGGAGGTAGTTGGTTGCAGGGTGCTGAATTGTGGCTTTAGATTGGTATATGCATCCGATGAAAGGGAAAATACATGTTGGGATGCAAAGAGGATTGAGAACATCCCAGGTGAACCCAAAACACTCGAAAAATATCCAAGCCATGATGATATCCAGAATGAGTCTTCCTGTCTAACTTTAGGAACGGAGGAAAACTTCTTAACTGAAGTAGAATCTGGTGCTAACCTAAGTTTACGGAAGAGTTTAGAAAACAAGAGAGTTGACACTTTAAGTGTAGAAAATGAAGGAGGAGAAATTGCTATGAGCTCTGATCACGAGAACACGTCTTCAGGAAATTTAGAGAAGCTTGAAATGAGCTATTTCGTTGGACTTAGACTACGACTTAAGCAAATGGAAAAGGTGTTGTACTCGACGTGGGGAGAAACTCGCATTGTTGGAGTTGTTGGGATGCATGGTATTGGTAAAACAACTCTCACGAAGATATTGTTTGACAGGCGTGGGTCTAAGTTTCCAAGCCACTCGTTTTTAACAATGTCGAAGGAGTACAGACTAGAGCAATTGAGGAGGATGTTCCTGAAAGAGTTACTCAAACACACTAATCAAAACATAAGCGATGAGACAACACATGAATTCGTGAAAGATGATCTGCTTCAGACCAAGATTTTCGCTGTTCTTGATAATGTGAGTGACAAGAATCAATTACAGTTTCTACTCGGCAATCTTGACTGGATTAAGAAGGGAAGCAAGATTGTTATTACAACGTGTGAAAAGTCATTGCTCGAGGGACTTGCTCATGATACTTATGTGGTTCCACCCTTGAACAACAGGGAGGCGTTTCAACTCTTTAGTTATCATGCCTTTAAGGATCAAAATTGTAGTCCTACTGGGACCTTTGTGTCGCTTTCCAGGATGCTCGTGGATAGTGCAGGAGGTAATCCACTATCTCTCACGTTACTGGGCAGCGATCTCTGTGGGAAAGACGAGGCCTACTGGGAAGAAGAACTGCAACGGGCGAGACAAAGTTTCAATACGAAGATGAGAGAAGTTTGGACATTCTATTTTGACCAACTTAATGAGCGGCAGAAAGATGTATTCCTCGACATAGTGCACTTTTTCAAATCAGAGGACGAGTACTTTATTAGAAGTCTGATGGATTCAGGAAATTTCGAAACTGTGAGTGAAGTTAAAGATCTCGCTGACAAGTTGCTTACTACACTTCCCGGTGGGAAAATAGAAATACATGACCAAATGTTGACATTGGGCGACGAACTTGGTTCACCTGGGTGGTATAGGCTTTCGAACTACAAAGATATAATCGAATATCTGACAAAGGAGAAACACCAG GAAGCTAATAATGTGAGAGGTATTATCTTAGACATGTCCGAAGTAGAGACGCATATCGTCTTGGACAGTATGACCTTCACCAATTTGCGGAATCTTCGATACCTCAAGATATATGATTCTTCTTGTCCCCGGCAGTGTAAATATAACTGCAAATTACACTTTCCAGATGGGTTCGAACTCCCCTTGGAAGAGGTTCGATATCTCCATTGGGTAAAATTCCCGTTAGAGGAACTTCCGCCAGATTTCAGACCTGAAAATCTTGTGGACCTTAGGTTGCCTTACAGCAAAATTGAACGTGTTTGGGAAGGTGTTAAG GACACCCCACGATTGACATGGGTAGATCTACGCCATTCCAGTAAGTTGTGCAACTTGTCAGCATTGTCCAAGGCTGAAAATCTTCAAAGATTAAATTTGGAAGGCTGCACAGTTTTGAATGAGTTACCTGCGGAAATTCAAAATATGAAGTCTCTGGTTTTCCTGAACCTGCGAGGATGCATACGTCTTTGGTCCCTTCCAAAGATGAATTTAATTTCTCTGAAAACTCTCATCCTTAGCGGTTGCACAAACCTGGAGGAGTTTCAGCTAATCTCTGAAAGTGTAGAATTTCTCCATCTGGATGGCACAGCAATCAAAGGACTTCCTCTCGCCATCCAGAAACTCCAGAGGCTTGTCTTATTGAATTTAGAAAATTGCAAAAGGTTGGAGTGTCTTCCCAACTGTCTTGGAGAGCTGAAATCTCTTGAAAAATTGATAGTTTCTGGTTGTTCAATCCTTCAGAATCTTTCAGAGGTAAGGGATAACATGAAATATCTCCAGAGTTTACTTATTGAAAGGATAGGAGGAAAGGAGATGCCAAACATATGCGAAGGACGAGCTTCTGCAGATGTTGTCGTACAACCTTTTGGCCCAAGCATATGGACACGTGGTGTTAATGGAGCTTCCTCTCTGCGACGTCTATCTTTAAGTGGAAATGATTTTGTCAGCCTCCAAACTGACATTGGAAAACTTTACAATCTAAATTGGCTTGACGTGAAGGATTGCAAGATGCTGAGATCTATCCCGATGCTTCCACCAAGACTTCAGTACTTTGACGCGCAGGGCTGTGATTCACTGGAGAGAGTTGCAAATCCTTTGGCCATTCAAGTGTTCACACATCACAGCCATGCGACCTTCAATTTTTCCAACTGTAACAAGTTGGATCAAGATGCAAAAGATAGTATCATATCCTATACCCAGTGGAAAAGCCAGTTAGTGTTAAATGCACTCTATCGACACAGTGGG GCTTCGGTTTTGGAACCTTTGACTGGAACCTGTTATCCTGGATGGGAAGTACCTGCATGGTTCAGTCACCAAGCTTCTGGATCTGAGTTAGAGCCAAATCTGCCTCCACACTGGAATCACAACAGGTTCACAGGAATAGCTCTATGTGCTGTTATCCGATTTTCGGACTACCATGAGCAGAGGAACCGCCTCTTAGTGAAATGTAAATGTGGGTTTAATAATGAAGACGGGTCTCGTTTTTTCCGCTTAAGCTGTACGGTTGGCGGTTGGAGTGATCCAGGTAAAACAGCAGGGGATATTGCACCGTCTCACGTCTTTATTGGATATGCCAGTATGTTGGATATTAAGAAACATGCTGAAGAGGATAAAGAGGGATGTGGTCATACCAAGGCTTCTTTTCAATTTGAAGTGACAGATGGTACAAAAGTGTTAAATAGCTGCGAGGTACTGAAATGTGGCTTTAGTTTGGTATATGCATCCGATGAATTGCAGGTTAAATTTGGTTTACGAGATGAAGCTAATCAGTACAGAGCTTATTCAAGAAAAG TGTCAGTCTCTAATGCAAAGATGGAAACCGAAACAACGGAAAGGCGACCGGATAGTAGGCATGAGATAGTTGAACTGCCAAATAAAATGATAGCCATGACAAAGACAGCTGGCATACCCTCGGAAGTTTATAG CATGGATGCCTCTTTTGTTGAAAAGACTTCTGAGGCTATTCCGAAAGAGCTAACCATAATAGCTGGAAGAAAGCTCAAGTCCTTGGGAAGAGGAGTTATGGCAGTTGGGCGCGTCTTGTTTCTGGCTTTGTTTGTAGCTTTTCTCTTTAATCTCTTTATAGCTCCTCTACTTTTCACCGATGCAAAATCTCCTGCCTCCTGGTAA